DNA from Vitis vinifera cultivar Pinot Noir 40024 chromosome 19, ASM3070453v1:
CAGATAGCACCGGTGGAGTTGTCGTCTTGGTCGAACCACCCCACTTCAAAACTAAGAATCTTGGAGAACATcatctctctcactctctttgtcaaattctctcccattgCAGCAAAACTGTAATGTTGGCAGATATTTGACAGCAACGAGAGCACAAACAACGCGAAAAAACACACAGAATAAATTCTGGTATGCTTCTTCATCTCCTCATGGTCAGGTAAGAAATATACGGATATCATTGATCCCATGGAGAACGCGTAGAGCGGCTGAATCGCACCGGACAAAACCGCGCTCAAACATCCTATGCTGGCTTCCTTCCACTCAGGATAGTTCATTGCGAGCAGTCTCCAGAATGACGGCACTGGAATGCCCGAGGTAACAGTGGCAGCTTCTTCTCCTGCGGGCATGCTGTGTAAAGGGGAGTTGGGGGGAGTGGAGTTGCTGCTAGTGGTATGGAGATACAGGGAGGTGGCGGGGGTTAAGGATGTCACAGCCTTCCATGGCTGATCGGCTTGCTGGAGGCGAACCAGGGAAGTGTAGAGTCCAGCGGGGTTTTGAATGAGTTGGTCATGAGGGCCGGTCTCTACTATGTGACCATCCTGTACCACAGCAATAATGTCGGCATTACGGATGGTGGACAGGCGGTGGGCGATGATGATGGTTGTGCGGCCAAGGGCAGCGCTGTCAAGCGCCTCTTGGACCACTCGCTCGGACTCGGAATCAAGAGCGCTGGTTGCCTCGTCTAGGAGGAGTATTCGCGGGGCTTTGATGACTGCTCTTGCAATGGCGATTCTCTGCTTCTGCCCTCCGGACATTTGAACTCCTCTCTCCCCCACTTGAGTATCATATCCATCAGGCAACTCACAAATAAAATGATGAGCATGAGCAGCTTCGGCTGCAGCAACTACTTCTTCCATGGTAGCGTCTTCCTTGCCGAAAAGTATGTTCTCTTCAATGGTGGTGGCAAAAAGTGATGGTTCTTGGCTCACTAACCCCATCTGCGACCTTAGCCACTTGAGTTGTAGCTTATCAATGGCGACCCCATCAAGCAGAATCTCCCCACCAAGGGGATCATAAAACCTCTGCAGCAAAGCTACTGCTGTGGACTTTCCCGACCCGCTGCTACCCACCAACGCCACCTTTTTGCCCGTCGGGATTTTGAGGCTGAAATCTTTAAAGATTGTTATCTCTGGGGATGACGGATATGCAAATTGAACGTGCTTGAATTCCACTTCCCCACACAGGTTTTCCAAGGTTTGGCCTTCCATGTTGTCAGAATCTATCTTTGGGACCCTTTTTATCACCTCCATTATTCGCTCTCCCGCGGTGCATGCTTCCGACAAGTACTGAAGGTTGGATAATCCGGGGCCTAGTGATCTGGTGGTGAAGAGAATAACAAAActtgttacatttttttcttgataaaaagAATTCAGAAGccaaatgtttttgaaaatattgaagagACAAAGAGATCATTACGTACAATCCACCAATGGCCATGACAGCCCCAGTAGCAAAAACGGTTCCTCCCTGAGCGCCATGATACATCACCAATCTACTACCGTACCAACACATGAACGCCCATATTCCAAGAACCACCCCATTGCCGCCAATGGCCAAACCCTTGGCCACACCCTGGCGCAGACCCAATTTAAAGGGGCCTTGCAGAGCTGCAGAGAAGGCAGACTGAGTTTTTCTCTCTCCCACGAAGGAGTAAACAGTTCTTATAGAAGAGATGGCCTGCTCTGCTATTGTGGCAGCCTTGCTGTACTCTTCCTTCATCTTCCTGGCCAGGTTCATCAGTGCACGTCCATATATGAAACCAGGAATCACAAGCAGAACGACAAAGGGAACGCCTACAATAGCTAGCCTCCACAGCATAGCGAAAGCTACTATGTAGCACCCTACAAAAGATGCAGCGTTTATCAACAAGTTTGGGACCTGCAGCCATGTGAGAttgaaaatgagaaattaaaaaaaaaattaaaaaaaaatggaatcaaatacAAGTAGAATAGCATTAAATCAGCAACCTTTTCGCTAATAACGTCTTGAATCACGAGACTATCCTCGGAGACGCTACTGATGGCCTCTGCTGTGCCGGTCACATGCAAATCAAAATACTCCACGTCCTGCCTCAACAGTGCTTTCATATATCTACTTCTCATCCTTGTAGCTTGTCTCTCGGCAGTTCTTGACCAGCAATAACCCTCtacaaatcaaatccaactcaTCCGTCTCGGCATCTCGGATAGATAATCTAAATATtctaattcataaaataaacttctttttttatattaacatataatcttaaattattaaatataattaataactattaaatatttaaaaataaatatatatcaatattatatatttattttttatattcatataattaaattattaatttttttattaatgattaatatttatctctattttaaaattattatatatcaatataattaatttcatgaaaaaaaatatattaaaattttctaaatctaCCCCAATTGCTACTTTCCCAATTCCTAAATTCAAaccaagaaagaagaaatacTAATCACGGATCATCAATGAACTTTGATTGAGTACAAaacactaaaataaataaataaaaattaaagtaaaaccCACCAAGGAAAAAAGGCACCCATGACCCACAAGCAATGTACAGCAGTATCAGGGCATTCTGCACTACCCAAAAACCAAATCTAAATTAGCTTAAATATGAgataagaataattaaaatgaatgagaagaaaaaaaaaaaaaaaaaaaaacctgattGATTTTATGGGAGAAGGCATCACCGGAAGTGGAGGCACTGCCGATATTGT
Protein-coding regions in this window:
- the LOC100259876 gene encoding ABC transporter B family member 15, producing MGRNIGSVRSIFMHADTADYCLMAFGLLGAICAGLYRPTLLFVVNKIMNNIGSASTSGDAFSHKINQNALILLYIACGSWVPFFLEGYCWSRTAERQATRMRSRYMKALLRQDVEYFDLHVTGTAEAISSVSEDSLVIQDVISEKVPNLLINAASFVGCYIVAFAMLWRLAIVGVPFVVLLVIPGFIYGRALMNLARKMKEEYSKAATIAEQAISSIRTVYSFVGERKTQSAFSAALQGPFKLGLRQGVAKGLAIGGNGVVLGIWAFMCWYGSRLVMYHGAQGGTVFATGAVMAIGGLSLGPGLSNLQYLSEACTAGERIMEVIKRVPKIDSDNMEGQTLENLCGEVEFKHVQFAYPSSPEITIFKDFSLKIPTGKKVALVGSSGSGKSTAVALLQRFYDPLGGEILLDGVAIDKLQLKWLRSQMGLVSQEPSLFATTIEENILFGKEDATMEEVVAAAEAAHAHHFICELPDGYDTQVGERGVQMSGGQKQRIAIARAVIKAPRILLLDEATSALDSESERVVQEALDSAALGRTTIIIAHRLSTIRNADIIAVVQDGHIVETGPHDQLIQNPAGLYTSLVRLQQADQPWKAVTSLTPATSLYLHTTSSNSTPPNSPLHSMPAGEEAATVTSGIPVPSFWRLLAMNYPEWKEASIGCLSAVLSGAIQPLYAFSMGSMISVYFLPDHEEMKKHTRIYSVCFFALFVLSLLSNICQHYSFAAMGENLTKRVREMMFSKILSFEVGWFDQDDNSTGAICFRLAKDATVVRSLVGDRMSLIVQTFSAVTISGTMGLIIAWRLAMVMIAIQPLMIISFYTRTVLLKSMSAKAIKAQEESGKLAAEAVSNLRTITAFSSQARILKMLEVAQEGPIQESIRQAWFSGIALGISQSLLSCSWALDFWYGGKLLSHGYISSKAFLQTFMILVSTSRVIADAGSMTNDLAKGIDAIRSVFAILDRLTQIQPENPDSYQPEKIRGHVQIQEVDFAYPARPNAFIFKGFSIDIDPGKSTALVGESGSGKSTIIGLIERFYDPLKGIVKLDGKDIRTYHLRVLRKHIALVSQEPILFAGTIRDNIAYGASSDEINESEIIEAARAANAHDFIVALKHGYDTWCASKGLQLSGGQRQRIAIARAILKNAAILLLDEATSALDSQSETVVQEALERVTMGRTSVVVAHRLSTIQNCDLIAVVDKGNVVEKGTHTSLLEKGPTGTYYSLVNRQRGLISPT